Proteins encoded within one genomic window of Rhododendron vialii isolate Sample 1 chromosome 1a, ASM3025357v1:
- the LOC131329373 gene encoding ABC transporter C family member 14-like — protein MDKERYNEVIRVCCLEKDLEIMEHGDQTEIGEREINLSGGQKQRVQLARAVYQDCDIYLLDDIFSAVDAHTGSEIFKECVRGVLKDKTISLVTHQVDFLHNASQIVGSKLLFLLASCPVKDHELPII, from the exons ATGGACAAGGAAAGATACAATGAAGTCATTAGAGTTTGTTGCCTGGAGAAGGATTTGGAAATAATGGAGCATGGTGACCAGACCGAGATTGGAGAACGCGAAATCAATCTTAGTGGGGGCCAGAAGCAGAGGGTACAACTTGCTAGAGCTGTTTATCAGGACTGTGATATTTATCTTCTTGACGATATATTCAGTGCTGTTGATGCTCATACTGGATCAGAAATATTCAAG GAATGTGTGAGAGGAGTTCTCAAAGATAAGACCATTTCACTCGTGACACACCAAGTTGACTTCCTACATAATGCTAGCCAAATAGTG GGATCAAAGCTTCTATTTCTATTAGCATCCTGTCCCGTGAAAGATCATGAGCTACCCATAATCTGA